From a region of the Helianthus annuus cultivar XRQ/B chromosome 5, HanXRQr2.0-SUNRISE, whole genome shotgun sequence genome:
- the LOC110943383 gene encoding uncharacterized protein LOC110943383 yields MANARQTVHQQATQGFTGLASPITVPPIVSENSWQIPSYAMQAITNSIQFHGREDEGAPAHINRFSRILATFSLHGAPNDATYLQLFPFSLAGRAATWLDSQPTGTFTTWVGLRQAFLNKYFPPAKASRLRDQIHSLRMEPNEPYYLAWERFQNLCARCSQHGLSDWALCEKFYNGLTQETRDRFDTNAGGHMMGILTVAECLERFEAFAQSQSQSRSDQRYQSGNSNSTTSAPARGVNHVTMDPSLAAVLKNMSRELKEIKAKVDKCEYCRGGHDTSACPLLVGEEQVDFVGGGQGRGQPSGFGNNNFGSGWRNNNFASNNNFRSNGPPGFQIAQNPNRGLGSLFGGGSNGQVNDGGSSSQVQTGQGSCYDLGGSLERMESMMSQLVVRDQTTQKKLSEHDLMLKNHQAAFQDLQRVVGDMSRKLEERLPGQFAGNPSVEERVIDEDGDIVDEEIEMEAPGKVQSRLRPASTAQPGESQGEKKVEKPPVDVRPSPLVNHAYVPFPSRLKNQKYSREYGQFLDIFKQLKINLPFIEALQSMPKYAKFLKDLLRNKEKLGELSNVPLHGGCSAVVSNQLPEKLTDPGVFTIPCLFGSNTNTRALADLGASINLMPFSLYEKLDLGELSPTRMTLSLADRSVKHPRGIVENLLVKVDKFVFPADFVILDMEADENVPLILGRPFLNTAKALIDVFLGTITLRAGEESVVFKVMNSKGPSDRVEAVSSVGECEKDERDEETVISDPSLGKAIGLKCGDPPDRRVEELEERIVRLESKIETLSKVQCGDGVRYEEYRFESPSEELRGCERDKSVWIDSGNKYNGATARECVFGECHVQELQVGPTGNEAETLAQERAQWDKGG; encoded by the exons ATGGCCAACGCTAGGCAGACCGTTCACCAACAAGCCACCCAAGGCTTCACTGGTCTAGCGTCACCCATTACTGTTCCACCTATAGTTAGCGAGAACTCATGGCAGATTCCATCTTATGCCATGCAAGCCATCACCAATAGCATCCAGTTCCACGGTCGCGAGGACGAGGGCGCACCGGCCCACATAAACCGGTTCTCCCGTATCCTAGCCACCTTTAGCCTTCACGGTGCACCCAACGATGCCACCTACCTACAGCTTTTCCCATTCTCATTAGCCGGCCGTGCGGCTACTTGGTTGGACTCTCAACCAACCGGGACCTTTACCACTTGGGTGGGGCTTCGTCAAGCCTTTTTGAACAAATATTTCCCGCCCGCTAAAGCCTCACGTCTTAGAGACCAAATCCACTCCTTACGCATGGAGCCCAACGAGCCTTACTACCTTGCTTGGGAGCGTTTCCAAAACCTTTGTGCTCGTTGCTCCCAGCATGGTCTTTCTGATTGGGCTTTGTGTGAGAAATTTTATAACGGTCTCACCCAAGAGACTCGTGATAGGTTCGACACTAATGCGGGAGGGCATATGATGGGTATTCTTACTGTTGCTGAGTGTTTAGAGCGTTTTGAGGCATTTGCTCAGTCGCAATCCCAATCACGATCCGATCAGCGGTATCAAAGTGGTAATTCGAATTCCACTACTAGTGCGCCCGCCCGAGGGGTGAACCATGTCACCATGGATCCTAGTTTAGCCGCTGTATTGAAAAACATGTCTAGGGAACTTAAGGAAATTAAGGCTAAGGTAGACAAATGTGAGTATTGTCGAGGGGGTCACGACACGAGTGCGTGTCCACTGCTAGTAGGTGAGGAGCAAGTCGATTTTGTAGGAGGGGGTCAAGGTAGAGGTCAACCTAGTGGGTTTGGTAATAATAACTTTGGTTCGGGCTGGCGTAATAATAATTTTGCTTCTAACAACAATTTTCGCTCAAACGGACCCCCTGGttttcaaatagctcaaaatccaaATAGGGGTTTAGGTTCACTCTTTGGTGGGGGTTCAAATGGGCAGGTTAATGATGGGGGGTCAAGTAGTCAGGTTCAAACAGGTCAAGGGTCATGCTATGATCTTGGGGGTAGTCTAGAAAGGATGGAGTCCATGATGAGTCAATTAGTTGTTAGGGACCAAACCACCCAAAAGAAACTTAGCGAACATGACCTTATGCTTAAGAATCACCAAGCTGCTTTCCAAGACCTTCAAAGGGTTGTAGGTGATATGTCTAGGAAGTTAGAGGAGAGATTACCCGGTCAGTTTGCGG GGAACCCGAGCGTAGAAGAGAGAGTAATCGATGAGGATGGAGATATTGTAGACGAAGAGATAGAAATGGAGGCTCCCGGCAAAGTGCAATCGAGGCTgcgcccagcaagtaccgcacagccCGGTGAGTCTCAAGGTGAGAAGAAAGTAGAGAAACCTCCCGTGGATGTTAGGCCTTCGCCTTTAGTGAACCATGCGTATGTCCCATTCCCTTCCCGTCTTAAGAATCAAAAATACTCGAGGGAATACGGGCAGTTCTTAGACATCTTCAAGCAATTGAAGATTAATCTTCCTTTTATCGAGGCACTCCAGTCCATGCCTAAATATGCGAAATTCCTAAAGGACCTTCTTAGGAATAAGGAGAAGTTAGGGGAGTTGTCGAATGTCCCATTGCATGGAGGGTGTTCGGCCGTTGTCTCAAATCAGCTTCCCGAAAAGCTTACCGATCCCGGTGTTTTCACAATTCCTTGTCTATTCGGTAGTAACACTAATACTAGAGCTTTAGCCGACCTAGGTGCTAGTATCAATTTGATGCCCTTTTCTCTCTACGAAAAGCTAGACTTAGGCGAGCTTTCACCCACCCGAATGACATTATCCTTAGCTGATAGATCCGTGAAACACCCTAGGGGTATAGTCGAGAATTTGCTTGTTAAGGTGGACAAGTTCGTTTTTCCGGCTGACTTCGTCATCCTCGACATGGAAGCCGATGAAAACGTACCGTTAATCTTAGGACGCCCGTTCTTGAACACCGCTAAAGCTCTCATAGATGTCTTTTTAGGCACCATCACACTTAGAGCGGGCGAGGAATCGGTAGTTTTTAAGGTTATGAATTCGAAAGGGCCTAGTGATAGAGTGGAGGCGGTATCGTCAGTAGGGGAGTGTGAGAAGGACGAGAGAGATGAGGAGACGGTGATAAGTGATCCAAGTCTAGGGAAGGCGATAGgactcaagtgtggggatccaCCGGATAGGAGAGTAGAGGAATTAGAGGAGAGAATAGTGCGTTTAGAATCTAAGATAGAGACACTGAGCAAGGTTCAGTGTGGGGATGGAGTTCGATATGAAGAGTATAGATTCGAATCGCCAAGTGAAGAGTTGAGAGGTTGTGAGAGAGATAAGAGTGTTTGGATTGATTCGGGCAATAAGTATAATGGTGCTACAGCCCGTGAGTGTGTGTTTGGAG AATGTCACGTGCAGGAACTTCAAGTCGGGCCAACAGGAAACGAGGCCGAGACACTTGCTCAGGAAAGGGCCCAGTGGGACAAAGGCGGGTGA